The Terriglobus roseus region ATTCCTCCCCCAGGAAAAGAAGCATTAATTCCCTCAAAGGGGCCTCATCATGAGGCCCCGCTTCTTTGCGCCAGAGGAACAGATGACCGTGGCGCAGAACCCATTAACAGTCCATTTGCACCGAGCGAAAAGAATGACCATCATGGAATGCGGATACAACAGTTGAGGAAAACCATGAGTGCGGATACCGCGGGATTCTACGATGATTTGGCGGAACACTATCATCTAATCTTTGAGGATTGGGGCCGTTCGATTGAACGACAGGCAGGTGTTCTCGGTCCGCTGCTTGAGAACAAGCTGACTCAACGCCCTCTAAAGATACTCGACTGCGCCTGTGGCATCGGAACACAAGCACTCGGCATGGCCCAACGCGGTCATAGCGTCGTCGCAACTGATTTGAGCAAGATGGCAGTACGACGAGCTTCCAGTGAAGCTCGCAAGTTGGGCTTGGATATCCAATTCCATGTGGCCGACATGCGAGATCTTTCTGTTCTTCACGAATCAGATTTCGACGCAGTCTTGGTTGGGGATAATGCTCTGCCTCATCTGTTGACCGATGAAGCTCTGAGCCAGGCCCTTGAGAGTATCTCCATTCGACTCAAACCCGGAGGCCTTCTGCTCGCCACGCTTCGCGACTATGACAGCCTGCTATCCACGCGGCCGACCTTTCAAGGCCCCACTTTCTATTCTGACAACGAAACTCGGCGCATTGTTCATCAGGTGTGGGACTGGGATCAGAACCAATACGAACTTCATCTCTACCTGACCTGGAACTCTGGCTCACTCTGGACAAGCAAGCATTACGCCTCTCGATATCGCGCGATAACGAGGGCCGAGCTTACACAGAGCCTTGAAGCAAACAGCTTCAAAGAAATCGAATGGCTGATGCCGGAAGCGACAACGTTCTATCAACCAATCGTCATCGCGCGCAAAGAAGACCACTCTGCGCACTAATCTTTTTTCGCAGCGCTCGAAACATCTCGTTTGATCAGCGTGCGACGCGTACCGCAGTCCGGACAAAATTTGTCTCTCGGTTTCAGATCTTTCTTGGGACAATTGCTGCAGTCGTAATGTTGCTGGGTTCCGCAATGAGTACAAAAGGCTTCACTACGCTCCAAAAGCTGCTCACATTGCACGCAGCAATGGTTTTTCTCAGCAAGCGACTTGCCTTCCGTCTCATACCATTCAATGACCTTCAGCAACTGATTGACT contains the following coding sequences:
- a CDS encoding class I SAM-dependent methyltransferase, with protein sequence MSADTAGFYDDLAEHYHLIFEDWGRSIERQAGVLGPLLENKLTQRPLKILDCACGIGTQALGMAQRGHSVVATDLSKMAVRRASSEARKLGLDIQFHVADMRDLSVLHESDFDAVLVGDNALPHLLTDEALSQALESISIRLKPGGLLLATLRDYDSLLSTRPTFQGPTFYSDNETRRIVHQVWDWDQNQYELHLYLTWNSGSLWTSKHYASRYRAITRAELTQSLEANSFKEIEWLMPEATTFYQPIVIARKEDHSAH